The following coding sequences lie in one Paenibacillus durus ATCC 35681 genomic window:
- a CDS encoding O-antigen ligase family protein translates to MANPVYGKKAAQSRNDEKIPDSLWVLVIGFILFLFWAPFQVGLFNGQQVDFEKPIYVAALLGCLMLFLWVGLYYKRFKLEDQRDLLAVAVLLLPLTYFLSLFVAASHYMAVNMLLIQSMYAAVFIVSLYLLRQKQVNVIIQTAVLTVAYLIVWFGLLNWLGAWNVAGGLIGWFSNTVRGGKYLDAVLNDTNLGPRLTSIFQYPNTYAGFLMAFLLVAIFALIRSKKVYGALINGFMLVPIIVSLLLTLSRGGLVLLPVVFVLLLLFQKPSRQILWIIHLIIAGIASLAVTSPVTSIGQRLSLVPDASAAVKGWTYLLIASAVTAVLCWVVQRFVAPKLEGSLESWSSRKFTNLWLPIGATVLVALAAFLLIGTSVRSILPDNIETRLENINFQQHSVLERFTFYKDALKVVKDYPILGAGGGGWAALYEKYQNNPYTSRQAHNFFLQYLIEVGILGFIVFMGFILFVFYKYIRGYMKQKERDDYENGFFFLIIALSILLHSVLDFNMSYAFMGLLIFIGLAGMAAAMDAKTLAVKWNSSGLRFGYLALACVGALAVLFVSLRDIGSANAAADAKAITQTSQSYEEIKAPLIKALKNRPSHPESVIILASMDNQVYSQNKNEQFAAESLAVLTRGLKDEPNNKMMLKQLIALYDLQGKSEEAYAVYRDNADKYKWDIEWYEPLITRAADLGTQAHLQKDTAKEQEFFQTGLAAYDHVVAGVEYLKTLPAGQMQGRPFSVTPLIALGVGKIKHVTGDAKAAAEILQSGLVGSYADLAARGDLWSANWYYDLIARSYDLGQASFNQQDKENANANFNIGLGAYKQLMVETSNQTNAVPPATTLAVGKMQFLSGDIRTAVNTLKTGLSEDYSDPINREMARWYLAGLNKLKSAQDQDVYNKLIAADPGEAAKIDEIAVIQP, encoded by the coding sequence TTGGCTAATCCAGTATACGGTAAAAAAGCTGCTCAGTCGAGAAATGATGAAAAGATACCCGACTCGCTTTGGGTGTTAGTAATTGGTTTTATTTTATTTTTGTTTTGGGCCCCGTTTCAAGTGGGATTATTTAACGGGCAGCAGGTTGACTTCGAGAAACCGATTTATGTTGCGGCTTTGCTCGGTTGTCTGATGCTGTTCTTATGGGTCGGCCTCTACTACAAAAGATTTAAGCTGGAGGACCAGCGCGATCTGCTGGCGGTAGCCGTGCTGCTGCTTCCACTGACGTATTTCCTGTCGCTCTTTGTTGCCGCTTCGCACTACATGGCGGTCAATATGCTGCTGATTCAGAGCATGTACGCGGCAGTCTTCATTGTAAGTCTCTACCTCCTTCGACAAAAACAAGTTAATGTTATCATACAAACCGCCGTATTGACAGTGGCTTATCTGATTGTCTGGTTCGGGCTGCTGAACTGGCTGGGCGCCTGGAATGTTGCCGGAGGGCTGATCGGCTGGTTCTCGAATACGGTTAGAGGAGGCAAATATCTGGACGCAGTGCTCAACGATACCAACCTCGGACCGCGTCTGACTTCGATATTTCAGTACCCCAATACATATGCCGGCTTCCTGATGGCGTTCTTGTTGGTGGCGATATTTGCACTGATTCGGTCGAAAAAGGTGTATGGCGCGCTTATTAACGGCTTCATGCTTGTACCTATTATCGTTTCGCTGCTGCTGACGCTCTCGCGGGGCGGGCTTGTCCTGCTTCCGGTCGTATTCGTGCTCCTGCTGCTGTTCCAGAAACCGTCGCGGCAAATATTGTGGATTATTCACCTTATTATCGCAGGCATTGCCTCCCTGGCGGTTACGAGTCCGGTCACTTCGATCGGGCAGCGCCTTAGCCTGGTTCCCGATGCGTCAGCGGCTGTCAAAGGCTGGACCTATCTGCTGATTGCCTCGGCGGTCACGGCGGTTCTATGTTGGGTGGTACAGCGTTTTGTAGCTCCTAAGCTAGAAGGGAGTCTTGAGAGCTGGTCAAGCCGCAAATTCACCAATCTTTGGCTTCCAATCGGCGCGACAGTGCTGGTAGCTCTGGCCGCTTTCCTGCTGATCGGCACGAGCGTGCGCAGTATTTTGCCGGACAATATCGAAACTCGTCTGGAGAATATCAACTTCCAGCAGCATAGTGTACTCGAACGCTTCACTTTTTACAAAGATGCGCTCAAGGTTGTCAAGGATTATCCGATTCTCGGCGCCGGCGGTGGAGGCTGGGCCGCTCTTTACGAGAAATATCAGAATAACCCGTATACGAGCCGCCAGGCGCATAACTTCTTCCTGCAGTATTTGATTGAGGTCGGCATTCTTGGTTTCATCGTATTTATGGGATTTATCCTGTTTGTGTTCTACAAATATATCAGAGGCTATATGAAGCAAAAGGAACGGGATGATTACGAGAACGGCTTTTTCTTCCTGATCATCGCTCTCTCGATTCTGCTTCACAGTGTCCTTGACTTCAATATGAGCTACGCGTTTATGGGCCTGCTTATATTCATCGGGCTTGCGGGTATGGCCGCTGCTATGGATGCTAAAACGCTCGCGGTCAAATGGAACTCTTCGGGGCTGCGTTTTGGTTATTTGGCCTTGGCCTGTGTGGGAGCCTTGGCGGTGCTCTTCGTGTCCCTCCGCGATATTGGTTCCGCCAATGCTGCTGCGGATGCCAAGGCGATCACGCAAACAAGCCAGTCTTATGAAGAAATCAAGGCTCCGCTGATCAAGGCGCTTAAAAACCGTCCCAGCCATCCGGAGTCAGTGATTATTCTCGCTTCGATGGACAATCAGGTCTACAGTCAGAACAAGAACGAACAGTTCGCGGCCGAGTCCCTCGCCGTGCTAACCCGTGGACTGAAGGATGAGCCAAATAACAAGATGATGTTGAAGCAGTTGATTGCTTTATATGATTTGCAGGGCAAGAGCGAAGAAGCATATGCCGTTTACAGAGATAATGCAGATAAATATAAGTGGGATATTGAGTGGTACGAGCCGTTGATTACCCGGGCGGCTGATCTGGGAACACAGGCTCATTTGCAGAAGGATACTGCCAAGGAGCAGGAGTTTTTCCAAACCGGTCTGGCCGCATACGACCATGTGGTTGCCGGAGTTGAGTATCTGAAGACGCTGCCTGCCGGACAGATGCAGGGCCGTCCGTTCTCTGTAACACCGCTAATCGCGCTCGGAGTCGGAAAAATAAAACACGTAACCGGCGATGCCAAGGCTGCAGCCGAAATATTGCAATCGGGTCTCGTTGGCAGTTACGCTGATTTGGCTGCACGCGGCGACCTATGGAGTGCAAACTGGTACTATGATTTAATCGCCCGCTCATATGACTTGGGCCAGGCCTCCTTTAACCAGCAGGACAAAGAAAATGCGAATGCGAACTTTAATATCGGACTTGGGGCTTACAAGCAACTGATGGTAGAGACCAGTAACCAAACGAATGCCGTTCCGCCTGCCACTACGCTGGCTGTGGGTAAAATGCAATTTCTCTCTGGTGATATCCGGACGGCGGTAAACACCTTGAAAACCGGGCTGAGTGAAGATTACTCGGATCCAATTAATCGCGAGATGGCCCGTTGGTATTTGGCCGGATTGAATAAATTGAAAAGCGCCCAGGATCAGGATGTATATAACAAGCTTATTGCAGCCGATCCCGGAGAGGCGGCTAAAATTGATGAAATCGCGGTAATCCAGCCCTGA
- a CDS encoding ABC transporter ATP-binding protein — MADTIVNVNDASMCFNMTTEKISTLKEYLIKRFKRQISYTEFWALQNVSFEINRGEIFGVLGLNGAGKSTLLKVVAGVLKPTTGNVEVSGRMAPLIELGAGFDPELTARENIFLNGAVLGYSKKEMKDKFEEIVEFSELRDFIDVPIKNFSSGMYARLGFSIATATTPDLLIVDEILSVGDFKFQEKCEAKLTSMVEKGTTVMLVSHSIDQIRAMCTKGIILEKGKLIKSGSIGDICDFYYSKYN, encoded by the coding sequence ATGGCAGATACTATAGTTAATGTTAATGATGCTTCGATGTGTTTTAATATGACAACGGAAAAAATCAGCACTTTGAAGGAATATCTGATAAAGCGGTTTAAACGCCAAATTTCTTATACCGAATTTTGGGCCTTGCAGAATGTAAGCTTTGAGATAAATAGAGGTGAGATTTTTGGAGTGCTTGGACTAAATGGTGCAGGGAAGAGCACTTTGTTGAAGGTAGTGGCAGGAGTATTGAAACCTACAACCGGGAATGTAGAAGTCTCGGGCAGAATGGCTCCTCTTATCGAGCTTGGGGCAGGGTTTGACCCGGAGTTAACAGCAAGAGAGAATATTTTTTTGAATGGAGCGGTATTAGGATATTCAAAAAAAGAGATGAAAGATAAATTTGAGGAAATCGTAGAATTTTCTGAGTTGAGAGACTTTATCGATGTTCCTATAAAGAATTTTTCTTCCGGTATGTACGCCAGACTTGGATTTTCTATTGCTACAGCTACTACCCCCGACCTCTTAATTGTTGATGAGATATTATCTGTCGGAGATTTTAAGTTTCAAGAGAAATGTGAAGCAAAGCTTACCAGCATGGTTGAAAAAGGAACCACCGTTATGCTCGTTTCACATTCCATTGACCAAATACGGGCAATGTGTACGAAAGGTATCATTTTGGAAAAAGGGAAATTGATAAAAAGCGGAAGTATAGGGGATATATGCGATTTTTACTATTCGAAATATAACTAA
- a CDS encoding ABC transporter permease — MNEINKYIQNFLKYKELLKLLVIKELKIKYKRSVLGILWSVLNPLFIMLIITLVFQELFRFNIEYFAAYVITGQVLFTFFSDSTNLAMTSIFSSGQIIKKVYVPKYIFPLSKVTYSLVNMFFSLCAVLVVCLFTGVHIKWTIIFSFISIGYVFLFSVGLGLILCSVVVFFRDIEHFYGVLLTAWMYSTPIIYPMATMPDKYLFLLYSNPMFYFITHFREGFLYGRIPSFELNLQCFNYAFATLIIGVYLFKKRQDKFILYI, encoded by the coding sequence ATGAACGAGATTAATAAATATATTCAGAACTTTCTTAAGTATAAAGAGCTTTTAAAACTTTTGGTCATAAAAGAATTAAAAATAAAATATAAAAGATCGGTATTGGGGATTCTATGGAGTGTTTTAAATCCATTATTTATAATGCTGATTATTACTCTGGTATTTCAAGAGTTATTTAGATTTAATATAGAGTATTTTGCAGCCTACGTAATAACCGGGCAAGTTTTATTCACCTTTTTTTCGGATTCTACCAATTTGGCTATGACCTCTATATTTTCTTCAGGGCAAATTATTAAAAAAGTATATGTTCCCAAGTACATTTTCCCATTGTCGAAAGTTACATACTCATTAGTTAATATGTTTTTCTCTCTGTGTGCTGTTTTAGTCGTTTGCCTTTTTACGGGTGTTCATATTAAATGGACTATTATTTTTAGCTTCATTTCAATAGGTTATGTGTTCCTGTTTAGCGTAGGATTGGGTTTGATCTTATGCAGCGTGGTTGTGTTTTTTAGAGATATCGAGCACTTTTACGGAGTTTTATTGACTGCCTGGATGTATTCAACTCCCATTATTTACCCTATGGCGACTATGCCGGACAAGTATCTCTTTTTGCTTTACAGCAATCCGATGTTCTACTTTATCACACATTTTAGGGAAGGATTCTTATACGGACGTATTCCTTCTTTTGAACTGAATCTGCAATGCTTTAATTACGCTTTTGCGACTTTGATTATAGGAGTCTATTTATTTAAAAAGCGTCAGGATAAATTCATACTATATATATAA